A single Branchiostoma floridae strain S238N-H82 chromosome 11, Bfl_VNyyK, whole genome shotgun sequence DNA region contains:
- the LOC118425447 gene encoding ALX homeobox protein 1-like yields MRQTTAGTGAYMPVQPQPAGAYSQVHTSSWGGVGNSSCMSPHTNLPSFMGVATQAQPALHAISPLSTNSQDSLTNGQRQLDIACAEADRRSSSIAALRLKAREHSVALSMMGGPYIK; encoded by the exons ATGCGCCAGACCACGGCGGGGACAGGCGCGTACATGCCCGTCCAGCCACAGCCCGCGGGCGCATACTCCCAG GTTCATACGTCATCATGGGGAGGGGTGGGCAACTCCTCCTGTATGTCACCACACACCAACCTCCCCAGCTTCATGGGCGTGGCCACGCAAGCGCAGCCGGCCCTCCACGCCATCTCCCCCCTGTCCACCAACAGCCAAGACTCCCTGACCAATGGGCAGCGCCAGCTGGACATAGCATGTGCAGAAGCAGACAGAAGAAGTTCCAGTATAGCCGCTCTCAGACTGAAGGCGCGGGAACACAGCGTGGCGCTGAGCATGATGGGAGGCCCTTACATCAAATGA
- the LOC118425441 gene encoding uncharacterized protein LOC118425441, which translates to MQEVWKTSKTTMENSLYKSLIHQTAILKQLDAFRVSGRFCDVSVGAGGKTFKCHRVLLAASSSYFESLFVLGQQMHSDYVTFVPLVSASSFEEILRFIYMAEFTISPENAGDLLEAATMLRIQPMVEAISHYDRSLKEGADKSEAPAPHTERSAGRRTKHGTEPRQEEVSLETAKRARLDDYTSPVVGETAVTYVQPRQSAQLQLDTYHSADRQQDSDNVYPEACYLTDTSPSSQYDPDATITVKREREDPGYDAAAWNQERPVGSAGNQRTGVPVRDIRDQDCDQWTPNPLYHDRTRGVLGKENQSGTESTVGKSFQSALEDNIATHGQIFEENLPSENTGNIKLETPPDMVTAGENGDPFDLQVQHGASKAVDKRKGLKESFHGNSSPETANPDASTGPSIGMSAAELLKTLSRRYECAKHQHEQEITDTELQRARPSPPPSENSLFSSWCMEAQPPQTNVQNVQPKKPPKKQRKKQPLVKKAGSDRSQFLAADCLEHPSPQSFGPAQRAAAAAAGPTLAALLESPTSSSPSDKASDAWTEVSMPVLHREPADQHRTPLRLARGSPEGLGQADRPCERNSQGGSALPHDSSGTTSPMEQTLRRAGSQSRKSVNKILSRLLTTDSYRDTCAEENIGGEDWAGIGASQTLRSMCGEYLTTLPQRGMASRGTGTIEVCRGVISGQEKGRRAAMKFPQSAAEGGALGSSSGTSSGFNDDKIKHWTSYDKLSSDKEPHASLKDIQGTSCSTETKYPRIDLPVQGTDQLTATPSHRVSPALLTCSKDTSGSVGDDHWLTASETLRRISSRTCALASSAQVADTRPITGEDSGPVLESAGGLMNQEGPTPSQQVTGIKKEENREAPVPDMREVRPTLGRGQAAGDEDAVRLGRSLRAETSRPLLGPVTGTQGSGTMGNSTSQARYKDFAACDILKSMIHYHGQERQDQAPS; encoded by the exons ATGCAAGAAGTGTGGAAGACTTCCAAAACTACAATGGAGAACAGTTTGTACAAGTCGCTGATCCACCAGACGGCGATACTCAAACAGTTGGACGCCTTTCGGGTCAGCGGTAGGTTCTGTGACGTATCAGTAGGTGCCGGAGGGAAAACCTTTAAATGTCACCGTGTGCTTTTAGCAGCAAGCAGCTCGTACTTCGAGTCATTGTTTGTACTTGGGCAACAGATGCACTCGGACTATGTCACCTTTGTGCCACTCGTGAGCGCTTCGTCATTTGAAGAGATACTTCGCTTTATTTACATGGCGGAATTTACCATTTCACCCGAAAACGCAGGCGACCTACTCGAAGCTGCCACGATGTTAAGGATCCAACCAATGGTAGAGGCGATTTCACATTATGATCGGTCACTCAAAGAAGGGGCGGACAAGTCGGAAGCACCAGCTCCTCACACGGAGCGGTCTGCAGGGCGCAGGACCAAACACGGAACTGAACCAAGGCAGGAGGAAGTCTCCTTAGAGACAGCGAAAAGAGCAAGGCTTGACGACTACACCTCCCCTGTTGTTGGAGAAACAGCCGTCACATATGTACAGCCCAGGCAGTCTGCACAGCTACAGCTGGATACGTACCACTCAGCAGACCGGCAACAAGACTCAGATAATGTCTATCCTGAAGCCTGCTACCTTACAGACACGTCACCCAGCTCTCAGTACGATCCAGACGCAACGATCACCGTAAAGCGCGAGAGGGAGGATCCAGGGTACGATGCGGCCGCGTGGAACCAAGAACGTCCCGTGGGTTCGGCAGGGAACCAAAGAACGGGTGTGCCCGTTCGGGACATCCGAGACCAGGACTGCGATCAGTGGACACCTAATCCACTTTATCATGATAGGACAAGAGGCGTATTGGGGAAGGAGAATCAATCAGGCACAGAAAGTACAGTAGGGAAGAGTTTTCAGTCTGCCTTGGAAGATAATATCGCAACGCATGGACAGATCTTCGAAGAAAATTTACCGAGCGAGAACACCGGGAACATCAAACTGGAGACACCGCCCGACATGGTCACTGCTGGAGAGAATGGCGATCCATTCGACCTACAAGTGCAGCACGGTGCATCTAAAGCTGTTGACAAAAGAAAAGGTCTTAAAGAAAGCTTCCACGGGAACTCATCTCCTGAGACCGCCAACCCAGACGCCTCCACAGGGCCATCTATCGGCATGTCCGCAGCAGAACTGTTGAAAACGCTGAGCAGACGATACGAGTGCGCTAAACACCAACATGAACAAGAGATAACCGATACCGAGCTACAAAGAGCCAGACCTTCCCCACCTCCAAGTGAGAACTCACTGTTCTCCTCTTGGTGTATGGAAGCACAACCGCCgcaaacaaatgtacaaaacGTACAACCAAAGAAACCTCCCAAGAAACAACGCAAGAAACAACCACTTGTTAAAAAGGCAGGGTCGGACAGGAGTCAGTTCCTCGCTGCCGACTGTTTGGAACACCCCAGTCCCCAGTCATTCGGGCCTGCCCAGCGCGCTGCTGCGGCAGCTGCAGGCCCGACACTGGCGGCTCTCTTGGAATCCCCGACGTCCTCGTCTCCCTCAG ATAAGGCGTCCGATGCCTGGACTGAGGTGTCGATGCCAGTACTTCACCGGGAGCCCGCTGATCAGCACAGAACACCCCTGCGGTTAGCCAGGGGATCTCCCGAAGGGTTGggacaggcagacagaccttGCGAACGAAACTCGCAAGGGGGCAGTGCACTACCACATGACTCCAGTGGAACCACCTCGCCTATGGAGCAAACCCTCCGTCGTGCCGGCTCGCAGTCAAGAAAGTCCGTGAACAAGATACTTTCGCGCCTTCTGACCACGGATTCCTATCGCGACACATGTGCAGAGGAAAACATTGGAGGAGAAGATTGGGCGGGAATTGGTGCGTCTCAGACGCTCAGGTCCATGTGCGGAGAATATCTCACCACACTGCCCCAGAGAGGGATGGCGAGCAGAGGGACAGGCACTATTGAGGTCTGTAGGGGCGTTATTAGTGGTCAGGAGAAGGGGCGACGTGCCGCTATGAAGTTTCCTCAGTCAGCAGCGGAGGGTGGTGCCCTCGGCAGTTCATCGGGCACATCGTCTGGTTTTAATGACGACAAAATAAAGCATTGGACATCTTATGACAAACTCAGTTCAGATAAGGAGCCTCATGCGTCTCTCAAAGACATTCAAGGAACGTCCTGCTCAACTGAGACAAAGTACCCACGTATTGACCTGCCTGTCCAGGGGACTGACCAGTTGACCGCCACCCCATCTCATCGTGTGTCTCCTGCATTGCTGACATGTTCAAAGGACACCTCAGGATCTGTTGGAGACGATCATTGGCTGACGGCCTCGGAAACGTTGCGGCGGATCAGTAGTCGAACATGCGCATTGGCGAGTAGCGCACAGGTAGCTGACACTAGACCAATCACAGGGGAGGATAGTGGCCCTGTCCTGGAGTCAGCTGGTGGGCTGATGAACCAGGAAGGACCTACGCCGTCACAGCAAGTTACGGGCATTAAGAAGGAAGAGAATAGAGAAGCGCCGGTACCAGACATGCGGGAGGTGCGGCCGACGTTAGGACGGGGTCAGGCTGCTGGTGATGAAGACGCCGTCAGACTTGGGCGGAGTCTTCGAGCCGAGACGAGCAGGCCACTGCTAGGACCAGTCACGGGTACCCAGGGTTCCGGCACCATGGGGAACTCAACATCACAGGCAAGGTATAAGGACTTTGCAGCTTGCGATATTTTGAAATCCATGATACATTATCATGGACAAGAAAGACAGGACCAGGCACCTAGCTAA